One Fuerstiella marisgermanici DNA window includes the following coding sequences:
- a CDS encoding VOC family protein: MIDNVDPVPKDCLGVTAYLVINGAAAAIEFYKRVFGAEETLRLAAPDGSIGHAELRIADGVVMLADEVPDMDIKAPPTIGGSSVGLMLYVADPDAVFDAAIEAGATQFKPMCDQFYGDRSGTFDDPFGHRWTVACRREEIDHAEILKRFEDLYGDD; this comes from the coding sequence ATGATTGATAACGTTGACCCGGTTCCGAAAGACTGTCTGGGCGTAACGGCTTACCTTGTCATTAACGGTGCGGCGGCCGCCATTGAATTCTATAAACGAGTTTTCGGGGCCGAAGAAACACTACGGCTGGCCGCGCCGGACGGTTCGATCGGTCATGCCGAACTTCGAATTGCCGATGGCGTGGTCATGCTGGCGGACGAAGTGCCCGACATGGACATCAAGGCACCACCAACAATTGGCGGCAGTTCCGTTGGCTTGATGTTGTATGTCGCCGATCCAGATGCTGTTTTTGATGCCGCGATCGAAGCCGGAGCGACTCAGTTTAAGCCGATGTGCGATCAGTTTTATGGCGATCGCTCGGGCACTTTCGACGATCCGTTCGGCCACCGATGGACGGTTGCCTGCCGACGTGAAGAAATCGATCACGCTGAGATCCTGAAACGCTTTGAAGATCTGTACGGCGACGATTAG
- a CDS encoding metallophosphoesterase, which yields MYDIIGDIHGHADELVSLLEKMDYRETNGCFRHENRTAVFCGDFVDRGPQIPDVVRIVKAMVENEAAQAVMGNHEFNALAYHTEDPTTPGVFLRPHHEKNKIQHAKTVEQFSEADLQEALEWFATLPPALDMGVIRAVHACWDSAGIATINDAIARYGAYTPEFLVHATDRLDPLFAAVERVMKGPELALAEGVTVTDKEGNARRRVRIRWFDAPDNYTLNTYALPAELSLTADRIPATAPAVPYPDDAPPVFVGHYWLPEAVPQPLKHNVACLDYSVAKHGLLCAYRFDGKAKLSADRFVTVPSRDRKDVP from the coding sequence ATGTACGACATCATTGGCGATATTCACGGACACGCGGACGAACTGGTTTCGCTACTGGAAAAAATGGATTACCGCGAAACGAACGGCTGCTTTCGCCACGAGAATCGCACGGCCGTGTTCTGTGGTGACTTTGTTGATCGAGGCCCGCAGATTCCTGATGTAGTCCGCATCGTGAAAGCGATGGTGGAAAACGAAGCGGCGCAAGCTGTGATGGGAAACCATGAATTTAACGCCCTCGCCTATCACACAGAAGACCCGACAACTCCCGGTGTGTTCCTTCGCCCGCATCATGAAAAGAACAAGATCCAGCATGCGAAGACCGTGGAGCAGTTTTCCGAAGCTGATCTGCAGGAAGCGCTGGAATGGTTCGCCACCCTTCCGCCGGCGCTGGATATGGGCGTGATTCGAGCGGTCCACGCGTGCTGGGATTCCGCTGGCATTGCCACGATCAACGACGCCATTGCTCGGTACGGTGCGTACACTCCGGAATTTCTGGTTCACGCGACGGACAGGCTCGATCCGTTGTTCGCCGCTGTGGAACGAGTGATGAAGGGGCCCGAACTGGCCCTTGCGGAAGGAGTGACCGTCACGGACAAGGAAGGTAACGCTCGCCGCCGAGTACGCATTCGCTGGTTCGATGCACCGGACAACTACACGCTCAATACATATGCACTGCCGGCCGAACTCAGTCTCACCGCAGACCGCATTCCCGCCACCGCGCCTGCTGTTCCGTACCCGGACGACGCGCCGCCTGTGTTCGTTGGGCATTACTGGCTGCCAGAAGCGGTGCCGCAACCGCTGAAGCACAACGTCGCGTGCCTGGACTACAGCGTCGCCAAACACGGCTTGCTGTGTGCGTACCGGTTCGACGGCAAAGCAAAGCTGTCTGCCGATCGGTTTGTGACGGTGCCCAGCCGCGATCGGAAAGATGTGCCATGA
- a CDS encoding DUF1328 domain-containing protein — MLSYALLFFVVALIAGAMGFGLVGGMAYTAAKICFFVFLVLAVISLVSGRRARV; from the coding sequence ATGTTAAGTTACGCACTGCTGTTTTTCGTTGTCGCCCTGATCGCCGGAGCAATGGGTTTCGGTCTGGTCGGCGGTATGGCCTACACAGCAGCGAAAATCTGCTTCTTCGTCTTTCTGGTCCTAGCCGTGATCTCACTGGTATCAGGTCGCCGCGCCAGAGTCTAA
- a CDS encoding excinuclease ABC subunit UvrA gives MTATTASQIDAASIVNNAIRIRGARTHNLQNIDVDVPLGKLVVVTGVSGSGKSSLAFDTLFAEGQRRYLESVSVHTRSLLKQFPRPDVDEVSGLPPTVSVDQRVTAAPARSTLAVTTEIYDFLRLLYAKAGVAHCTNCGKPVHSQTVAEVVRQVLQRPERTKLMVLSPMVRGRRGAHKEVLERIGRNGFVRVRVDGELLDISEVPELSARKQHDVDAVIDRIILKDGIEQRLRESIDLAVRESDGTCIVCAQVDGAWEDQLFSTKFSCADCNLSFPTPEPRTFSFNSAWGACEKCEGFGVQGIVEETQDVAVFRKVPCDACGGSRLQPFARSVTFRDHSIADFTSLSVNDALELVRDWEQNTEQSTGESQYGTLVAARTLPDIRQRLECLQRVGVGYLTLNRATRTLSGGEFQRARLGACLGTGLHGACFVLDEPTSGLHPRDTQRLLATLCEIRDAGATVVVVEHDGEVMRAADHLIDLGPGAGIEGGRLVAAAAPGNVATASDSPTAKYLRGEGVGDEDSSGSVKEPQQLPATNSKDARQSTQQQLFPDDAPAGDEAKSGSQPQLTIRNARRNNLQNVTVDIPVQKLVCVTGVSGSGKSSLIMETLLPVATAFVRRDVDSAFALADADCDAIDGLDAFGRVVAVDSSPLSRNRRSCIATYSKLWHDVRKIFARTKTARAKGYDARRFSFNSGDGRCSECKGTGLKDVRMAFLPDATVPCPECLGKRFNAATLAVRFADRDVADVLDMRVDEAVDFFGELQSLRSMLETFRSVGLGYLALGQPASTFSGGEAQRVKLATELAGGRSEPTLFILDEPTVGLHPADVEHLTRLLRSLITAGHSVIVVEHNTDIMNASDWIIDIGPESAMDGGQVVASGTPADVAEAALGLTASFLSAAT, from the coding sequence ATGACGGCAACCACGGCTAGCCAAATCGACGCCGCCAGCATCGTGAATAACGCAATCCGCATTCGTGGCGCACGGACTCATAACCTGCAGAACATCGACGTCGACGTGCCGCTGGGAAAGCTGGTCGTCGTCACGGGCGTCAGCGGCAGTGGTAAGAGCTCACTGGCGTTTGACACGTTGTTCGCCGAAGGCCAGCGGCGTTATCTGGAAAGCGTGTCGGTTCATACGCGAAGTCTTCTGAAACAGTTCCCTCGCCCGGACGTGGACGAAGTCAGTGGATTGCCGCCGACTGTCAGCGTTGATCAGCGAGTCACCGCTGCGCCAGCTCGCAGTACACTGGCGGTCACCACGGAGATCTACGACTTCCTCCGACTTTTGTACGCAAAGGCAGGAGTTGCTCACTGTACGAATTGCGGTAAACCGGTTCACAGCCAGACCGTGGCAGAAGTCGTGCGACAGGTTCTGCAACGCCCGGAACGCACAAAGCTGATGGTGCTTTCGCCGATGGTGCGCGGACGTCGGGGAGCTCACAAAGAAGTCCTCGAACGGATCGGCCGCAACGGATTCGTGCGTGTGCGAGTCGACGGTGAACTGTTGGATATTTCCGAAGTGCCGGAACTGTCGGCACGAAAGCAGCACGACGTCGACGCCGTCATCGACCGCATTATTCTGAAAGATGGCATCGAACAACGGTTGCGAGAATCCATCGACCTGGCCGTCCGCGAAAGTGATGGCACGTGCATCGTCTGCGCACAGGTCGACGGTGCCTGGGAAGATCAGTTGTTCAGCACAAAGTTCAGTTGCGCAGACTGTAATCTTAGCTTTCCCACGCCGGAACCTCGCACATTTAGCTTCAACAGTGCCTGGGGGGCGTGTGAAAAATGCGAAGGCTTTGGCGTTCAGGGAATCGTCGAAGAAACTCAGGACGTCGCTGTGTTTCGCAAAGTGCCATGCGACGCGTGTGGCGGTTCGCGGCTGCAACCTTTCGCGCGGAGCGTCACCTTTCGAGACCACAGCATCGCCGACTTCACTTCGCTAAGTGTGAACGATGCTCTGGAGCTGGTACGCGACTGGGAACAAAACACAGAGCAGTCAACCGGCGAATCGCAATACGGAACTCTTGTCGCAGCACGAACGTTGCCGGATATTCGGCAGCGGTTGGAATGCCTACAAAGAGTGGGCGTGGGGTACCTCACGCTCAACCGAGCAACTCGTACGCTGTCCGGCGGAGAATTCCAAAGAGCTCGCCTCGGCGCTTGTCTGGGCACGGGGCTGCACGGAGCCTGCTTTGTGCTGGACGAACCCACGTCCGGCCTGCATCCCCGAGACACTCAGCGATTGCTGGCCACGCTATGCGAAATTCGTGATGCCGGTGCGACCGTCGTGGTTGTCGAACATGATGGCGAAGTCATGCGAGCCGCCGACCATCTGATCGATTTAGGCCCCGGTGCGGGTATCGAAGGTGGGCGACTGGTCGCTGCGGCTGCCCCAGGTAACGTGGCGACCGCCAGCGATAGCCCCACCGCAAAGTACCTGCGCGGTGAGGGCGTGGGTGATGAGGACAGCAGCGGATCAGTAAAGGAGCCGCAACAGTTGCCAGCGACGAACTCGAAGGACGCCCGACAAAGTACGCAGCAACAACTTTTTCCGGACGACGCTCCGGCAGGTGACGAAGCGAAGTCGGGATCGCAACCGCAGCTGACCATCCGCAATGCACGCCGCAATAATTTGCAGAACGTCACGGTCGACATTCCGGTGCAGAAACTTGTCTGCGTAACGGGGGTGAGCGGTTCCGGGAAGAGTTCGCTAATCATGGAAACGCTGTTGCCAGTCGCCACGGCTTTTGTCCGCAGGGACGTCGACAGTGCGTTCGCTCTGGCCGATGCCGACTGCGATGCCATCGATGGGCTGGATGCCTTTGGCCGAGTCGTCGCTGTGGATAGCAGTCCGCTAAGTCGCAATCGACGTTCGTGCATCGCAACCTACAGCAAGCTGTGGCACGACGTTCGCAAGATCTTCGCCCGGACGAAAACAGCTCGCGCCAAAGGTTACGATGCTCGCCGATTCAGCTTCAACAGTGGTGACGGGCGTTGCAGCGAATGCAAAGGTACAGGGCTTAAAGACGTGCGGATGGCTTTCCTTCCCGACGCGACCGTCCCGTGCCCCGAATGCCTCGGCAAACGCTTTAACGCGGCAACTCTTGCTGTGCGGTTCGCCGACAGAGACGTGGCCGACGTGCTGGACATGCGAGTTGACGAAGCCGTTGATTTCTTCGGCGAACTACAATCGCTAAGAAGCATGCTGGAAACATTTCGCAGCGTCGGACTCGGCTATTTGGCACTGGGGCAACCCGCGTCGACGTTTTCCGGCGGCGAAGCTCAACGAGTCAAACTGGCAACGGAACTCGCGGGCGGGCGTTCTGAGCCGACCCTGTTTATTCTGGACGAACCGACCGTGGGACTGCACCCGGCCGACGTTGAACATCTCACCCGGTTGCTGCGAAGTCTGATCACAGCCGGGCACAGTGTGATTGTCGTGGAACACAACACAGACATCATGAACGCCAGCGACTGGATCATCGACATCGGCCCGGAGAGTGCGATGGACGGAGGCCAGGTCGTTGCGTCAGGAACGCCGGCTGACGTGGCTGAAGCGGCCCTCGGCCTGACAGCCAGCTTTCTTTCTGCTGCGACATGA